Proteins encoded within one genomic window of Ailuropoda melanoleuca isolate Jingjing chromosome 16, ASM200744v2, whole genome shotgun sequence:
- the LOC100471030 gene encoding LOW QUALITY PROTEIN: putative olfactory receptor 5AK3 (The sequence of the model RefSeq protein was modified relative to this genomic sequence to represent the inferred CDS: substituted 1 base at 1 genomic stop codon), producing the protein MTKENSTELTEFFLLGFGAQHKFRYILFIVFLVIYVTSMVGNIGMILLIKTDSRLQTPMYFFLQHLAFVDICYISAITPKMLQNFILENKSISFEGCVMQLLVYATFATSDCYLLAAMAVDRYVAICNPLQYPMIMSQRVCIQLVGGSYVMGSINASVHTGFTFSLSFCKSNTINHFFCDVPPILALSCSNTDINIMLLVVFVGFNLMFTVLVVIFSYMYIMAAILKISSTAGRKKALSTCTSHLTAVIIFYTTLSYMXLQPQANNYQENMKVASVFYGIVIPVLNPLIYSLRNKEVKEALKVMRKKFF; encoded by the coding sequence ATGACAAAAGAAAATAGCACTGAACTGACtgaattttttcttctgggatttgGTGCCCAACACAAGTTTCGATACATCCTCTTCATTGTATTTCTGGTCATCTATGTGACCTCCATGGTGGGTAACATTGGAATGATCCTACTCATCAAGACAGACTCCAGACTTCAAACACCTATGTACTTTTTCCTACAACATTTGGCCTTTGTTGACATTTGTTATATCTCTGCTATCACTCCCAAGATGCTGCAAAACttcatattagaaaataagtCTATATCATTTGAGGGCTGTGTAATGCAATTATTGGTTTATGCAACATTTGCAACCAGTGATTGCTACCTCCTTGCTGCAATGGCAGTGGATCGTTATGTAGCCATCTGTAACCCACTTCAGTATCCCATGATCATGTCCCAACGAGTCTGCATCCAATTGGTAGGTGGTTCATACGTCATGGGTTCAATAAACGCTTCTGTGCACACAGGTTTTACATTTTCACTGTCCTTCTGCAAATCCAATACCATCAATCACTTTTTCTGTGATGTTCCCCCAATTCTTGCCCTTTCATGCTCCAACACTGACATCAACATCATGCTCCTTGTTGTCTTTGTGGGATTTAACTTGATGTTCACTGTGTTGGTTGTCATCTTTTCCTACATGTATATCATGGCCGCCATCCTGAAGATATCATCCACTGCAGGGAGGAAAAAAGCCCTCTCCACGTGCACCTCCCACCTGACAGCAGTCATCATTTTCTATACAACCCTATCATACATGTAATTACAGCCTCAGGCTAATAATTACCAGGAGAACATGAAAGTGGCCTCTGTGTTTTATGGCATTGTGATTCCTGTTTTGAACCCCCTGATCTATAGTTTGAGAAATAAGGAGGTCAAAGAAGCTCTAAAAGTGATGAGGAAAAAGTTCTTCTAG